The following proteins come from a genomic window of Maribacter sp. HTCC2170:
- a CDS encoding cellulase family glycosylhydrolase, with translation MNRTIYRVLLILSFLALNGLILFGLSSVWSYLNTGADRSKMLHLPQELSANYLPKIEWEPLENDGRPMEKQTLDEIERDYLKAWQIRNIALENNSEYGVADYYTDSARVKLFSILDLNRTKNTTVKSATLRHRPKLEFYSTDGKIIVLTDTNVERYEEIYLNDNLILKQKSTSSYQIMLLLEDGFWRIRHFVEIPSSKTKTIPQKKNTSFDVSISKIRGINYYPKKTPWNMFGKQFQDSIIDRDFSKIKTLGLNTVRIFVPYDAFGKAEVDFEKLEQLKRTLDLATRNDLKVMVTLFDFYGDYGIQDWTISHRHAEQIVTELKNHKALLAWDIKNEPDLDFKSRGKEKVLAWLEQMISSVNEWDKLHPVTIGWSSPEVAFNLSQEVDFVSFHYYRDAPSFPKAYEELKNKVPSKNLVLQEFGYSSYDGIWNAFLGSQENQAKYHTEIQKTLEENNIPFLFWTLYDFEEIPSSVVGKLPWRKARQKHFGIFDFDGKQKTVYPVIITRH, from the coding sequence ATGAACCGTACCATATATCGCGTGCTTTTGATATTGTCATTCCTGGCGTTAAATGGGTTGATCTTGTTTGGGCTAAGCTCCGTTTGGTCATATTTAAATACTGGAGCCGACCGTTCCAAAATGCTACATTTACCACAAGAACTTTCAGCCAACTACCTGCCAAAAATTGAATGGGAACCCTTAGAAAACGATGGTAGGCCCATGGAAAAACAGACCTTGGATGAAATAGAGCGCGACTACTTAAAAGCATGGCAAATACGAAATATCGCTTTAGAAAACAATAGCGAATATGGTGTGGCTGATTATTATACGGATAGTGCACGGGTAAAATTGTTTAGTATCCTAGATCTTAATAGAACCAAAAATACTACTGTGAAAAGTGCTACTCTAAGGCACCGTCCGAAACTGGAATTCTATAGTACAGATGGTAAGATTATTGTCCTTACCGATACTAATGTAGAACGCTATGAAGAAATCTATTTAAATGATAATTTGATTCTTAAACAGAAAAGTACCTCATCTTATCAGATCATGCTCCTTCTGGAAGATGGATTTTGGAGGATACGCCATTTTGTAGAAATACCATCTTCAAAAACAAAAACAATACCCCAAAAAAAGAATACCTCCTTTGATGTTTCCATTTCTAAAATTAGAGGTATTAACTACTATCCAAAAAAAACTCCATGGAATATGTTCGGGAAGCAGTTTCAAGATAGTATTATCGACAGGGATTTTTCGAAAATCAAAACCTTGGGGTTAAATACCGTTAGAATTTTTGTCCCCTACGACGCTTTTGGCAAGGCAGAAGTTGATTTTGAAAAATTGGAACAACTAAAACGCACTTTAGACCTCGCAACAAGAAATGACTTAAAGGTTATGGTCACCCTATTTGATTTTTACGGGGATTATGGCATACAAGATTGGACAATTTCGCATAGACATGCTGAACAAATTGTTACCGAACTAAAGAACCATAAGGCTTTATTGGCTTGGGACATAAAAAATGAACCAGATCTGGATTTTAAATCTAGAGGAAAAGAAAAGGTTCTGGCTTGGTTAGAGCAAATGATTTCCAGCGTAAACGAATGGGATAAATTACATCCTGTTACAATCGGATGGTCTAGCCCAGAGGTAGCATTCAACCTATCCCAAGAAGTAGATTTTGTTTCTTTTCATTACTATAGGGATGCCCCCAGTTTCCCAAAGGCTTACGAAGAATTAAAAAACAAGGTTCCTAGTAAGAATCTGGTGTTGCAAGAATTCGGTTACTCCTCTTATGATGGTATTTGGAATGCATTTCTAGGCTCCCAAGAAAATCAAGCAAAATATCATACGGAAATACAGAAAACCCTAGAAGAAAATAATATACCTTTTCTATTCTGGACCTTATACGACTTTGAAGAAATACCAAGTTCTGTAGTAGGTAAGTTACCTTGGCGTAAGGCAAGACAAAAACATTTCGGTATTTTTGATTTTGATGGAAAACAAAAAACTGTTTACCCTGTCATTATCACACGACATTAA
- a CDS encoding glycosyltransferase gives MRLAIVTAYPPSKVTLTEYGYHLVKHFRLQEEVTEIILITDRTKEEKDLSFEEEGCKITVKECWSFNDYTNIFKINGVISETKPDAVLFNLQFLKFGDKKIPAALGLVLPLICKFRGIPTISLLHNILEQVDLENAGITKNKILQRAYNLIGSTLTRFVLASDVLAVTISKYRTILEKKYKARNVALVPHGSFEIPSEPDYCLQEGPKQVMAFGKFGTYKKVEILIEAVELIRKRTKEDIEIVIAGTDSPNTPGYLDGVKEKYDHVERLRFTGYVAEDDVPVIFGESAVVVFPYTSTTGSSGVLHQAGSYGKAVALPDLGDLSILVKEEGYKGEFFNPESAASLADAIERILTQDAYRIDLGKANYKAACSLPMSSITQMYIDFFKAIQQSKSTGFTLDIPELEKEMLQ, from the coding sequence ATGAGATTAGCAATTGTAACGGCATACCCGCCCAGTAAAGTAACCTTGACCGAGTACGGATATCACTTGGTGAAGCATTTTAGACTTCAGGAAGAAGTAACTGAAATTATTTTGATAACCGATAGGACCAAAGAGGAAAAAGACCTTTCATTTGAAGAGGAAGGATGTAAAATAACTGTAAAGGAATGTTGGAGTTTCAATGATTACACCAATATTTTTAAAATCAATGGTGTTATTTCTGAAACCAAACCTGATGCAGTACTGTTCAATTTACAGTTCTTAAAGTTTGGGGACAAAAAGATACCCGCTGCTTTAGGACTGGTACTTCCTCTAATATGCAAATTCAGAGGTATTCCAACGATATCCTTATTACATAATATCCTGGAACAGGTAGACTTGGAAAATGCCGGAATTACCAAAAACAAAATATTGCAACGGGCATACAACTTAATAGGGTCGACCCTAACACGATTTGTTCTAGCCTCGGACGTATTGGCAGTGACCATAAGTAAATACAGAACTATTCTTGAAAAGAAATATAAAGCCCGAAATGTTGCTTTGGTACCCCATGGCTCGTTTGAAATTCCATCAGAACCGGATTATTGTTTACAGGAAGGCCCAAAACAGGTTATGGCTTTTGGGAAGTTCGGAACCTATAAAAAAGTGGAGATATTAATTGAGGCTGTAGAATTGATTCGCAAACGAACAAAAGAAGACATTGAAATTGTGATTGCAGGGACAGATAGCCCTAATACACCAGGTTATTTAGACGGAGTTAAGGAAAAATACGACCACGTGGAGAGGTTACGTTTTACTGGCTATGTGGCTGAAGATGACGTGCCGGTAATCTTTGGAGAGAGTGCTGTGGTCGTTTTTCCTTATACATCAACTACAGGAAGTTCTGGAGTATTGCACCAGGCTGGTAGTTATGGTAAGGCGGTTGCCCTGCCAGATTTGGGTGACCTAAGTATATTGGTAAAAGAAGAAGGTTACAAGGGAGAGTTTTTTAATCCTGAAAGTGCAGCTTCTTTGGCAGATGCCATAGAGCGTATTTTAACCCAGGATGCGTATAGAATTGATTTGGGAAAGGCGAATTACAAAGCGGCTTGTTCGCTTCCAATGTCTAGTATAACCCAAATGTACATTGATTTTTTCAAGGCGATTCAACAATCAAAATCAACTGGCTTTACTTTGGATATCCCCGAATTGGAAAAAGAGATGCTACAATAA
- a CDS encoding sugar isomerase, producing the protein MTTFRITLKRISPEQLFMGSVLLVNAGNYLYNLILGRLLGPEAFADAALLVTLLLVLSFLGMTFQLATAKFAVLFSEGQWEAFQSLMYRYAGLFGFLVGIILIYFSSSLQEIFNTESPWMFIAFGAAIPLYFFMSVNRGKYQGRLEFAKLSTTYQTEMWSRLLITFGLLLFVPMEPAFLVALGIALSFVFGLIPSNFQGVSIFKPKMLNIKNKRSVSNFIVLTASYELTQIIINNSDVLLVKHYFDSLDAGLYASLALIGRVVYFIAWMFVMLLLPIVVQKQKDGEATSPILFKYVGYIGLLSLMIVTSCYLFPELIIKLMFGEAYIAMAHLLWQYALATSLFAISNIFAYYFLSLDHYLPVVLSGTLGLLQVALIVFFHGSLAMVVQVQIITMIALLIAQLLYFAQKQMK; encoded by the coding sequence ATGACTACTTTTAGAATAACATTAAAGAGAATTTCTCCGGAACAGCTGTTTATGGGTAGTGTGCTTCTGGTAAATGCGGGCAACTACCTGTACAACTTGATTTTAGGAAGATTGTTAGGGCCTGAAGCTTTTGCAGATGCTGCGCTGTTGGTAACCTTGTTGTTGGTTTTATCTTTTTTGGGAATGACATTTCAGTTGGCCACAGCAAAATTCGCTGTGCTCTTTTCAGAGGGACAATGGGAAGCTTTCCAAAGTTTAATGTACCGTTATGCCGGTTTATTCGGTTTTTTGGTCGGTATTATACTCATATACTTTTCTTCAAGTCTTCAAGAAATATTCAATACAGAATCCCCATGGATGTTCATTGCTTTTGGGGCAGCCATTCCCCTTTACTTTTTTATGTCTGTCAACCGAGGTAAATATCAAGGAAGGCTGGAATTTGCAAAACTATCAACCACCTATCAAACAGAAATGTGGAGTAGGCTGTTGATTACTTTTGGGTTGCTTTTGTTCGTACCTATGGAACCAGCCTTTTTGGTTGCATTGGGTATAGCATTGTCGTTTGTTTTTGGTCTGATTCCATCCAATTTTCAAGGCGTCTCAATCTTTAAACCTAAGATGCTGAACATAAAGAATAAGAGAAGTGTTTCCAATTTCATTGTATTGACCGCTTCTTATGAATTGACACAAATTATTATCAACAATAGCGATGTACTTTTGGTGAAACATTATTTTGACTCTTTGGATGCTGGGCTTTATGCCTCATTGGCCTTGATTGGTCGTGTGGTATACTTTATAGCTTGGATGTTTGTTATGTTGCTGTTGCCCATAGTTGTACAAAAACAGAAAGATGGTGAAGCTACTTCACCAATACTTTTTAAGTATGTGGGATATATTGGTTTATTGTCCCTTATGATTGTAACCTCATGCTATTTATTTCCGGAGTTGATCATAAAGCTAATGTTTGGAGAGGCATACATTGCAATGGCCCATTTGCTATGGCAATACGCTTTGGCGACATCTCTTTTTGCAATTTCAAATATCTTTGCCTACTACTTTTTGTCCTTGGACCATTATTTACCAGTGGTATTGTCAGGAACTCTTGGGCTGTTGCAAGTCGCATTAATTGTGTTTTTTCATGGTAGTTTGGCAATGGTAGTGCAAGTACAGATAATAACCATGATCGCTTTGTTAATTGCTCAACTACTTTATTTCGCCCAAAAACAGATGAAATAA
- a CDS encoding tetratricopeptide repeat protein, whose amino-acid sequence MEKGFQLLESGQFADAELFFESYLGNDPKNKTAQICYGRAVGLNGKPKKATTLFAELLKVYPNDFEIQINYNESFLWNKEYETAKPLYADLVTKYPKNFGAVLGYANTLSNLMEYKEALKWVQKALEIQPESKSAKVSRKYMRLGYANQYVNQQLYGQGKQFLEEIFLDFPEDKDALLNLANLYLITKEVDSAKTTYSRYATSPKDSITALIGISLAEHIDEKDKKALEVATIAKNQVIQFKNTELTERAYDRYVQALIWNRKFKIAKQQIDSLEKTNSNRKWILALKATLGLYTGDAKMSIKNYDAILIQDRTSFDGNLGMANALFAADQIDDAYTAAFETLKIYKNQKDVLGFIEKLNTQHTPSIEEQVAYTFDNGNNVAFYTNTRTTIPFSTKFKTSFSYLYRTTENTITKNKANSHVFLAGLEYKLFPKTNLKTVLGFNNSRFMMEAYTQPVLDVKLQMKPFKLQDLNFGYQREVQNFNADLIEREIVMNHYSLDYNLGTNINLGWYTQLMHTQQTDSNTRNLLFTSLYYNLLPKPALKAGINFQYISFKEQLPTIYFSPEHYKVVEVFMDIRGNFTEKTNFITSVATGLQQVEQGPQTTIFRGEASLQHQFLKRLSGSIYGKYSNIASATAAGFEFTELGIKLRWLLTKKPLFDSKLGKK is encoded by the coding sequence ATGGAAAAAGGGTTTCAACTTTTGGAATCCGGACAATTCGCAGATGCTGAACTATTTTTTGAATCCTATTTGGGCAATGACCCCAAGAACAAGACCGCTCAAATCTGCTATGGGAGAGCCGTGGGATTGAACGGAAAACCCAAAAAGGCGACCACTCTTTTTGCCGAGCTATTGAAAGTGTATCCCAATGATTTTGAAATACAGATCAATTATAACGAGTCTTTCCTATGGAATAAAGAATATGAAACCGCAAAACCACTATATGCGGATTTAGTGACTAAATACCCCAAGAATTTTGGAGCAGTTTTAGGCTATGCCAATACTTTGAGCAACCTTATGGAATATAAGGAAGCACTAAAATGGGTTCAAAAAGCATTGGAAATACAACCAGAAAGCAAAAGCGCCAAGGTCTCCAGGAAATATATGAGATTGGGGTATGCCAACCAATATGTAAATCAACAATTGTATGGTCAAGGGAAACAATTTTTGGAAGAAATATTTTTAGATTTCCCAGAGGATAAAGACGCCTTGTTGAATCTAGCCAATTTATACTTGATCACCAAAGAAGTAGATAGTGCCAAAACAACCTACTCAAGATATGCAACTAGCCCAAAAGACTCTATAACAGCGCTTATTGGAATTTCTTTAGCTGAACATATTGATGAAAAGGACAAAAAAGCACTCGAAGTAGCAACAATTGCAAAAAACCAAGTCATACAGTTTAAGAACACCGAACTCACCGAACGCGCCTATGATCGCTATGTCCAGGCCCTAATTTGGAACCGAAAGTTCAAGATTGCAAAGCAACAGATCGACAGTTTGGAGAAAACGAACTCTAATCGTAAATGGATACTTGCCCTAAAGGCCACTTTAGGATTGTACACTGGAGATGCAAAAATGAGCATCAAAAATTATGACGCTATTTTAATCCAAGACCGTACTTCATTTGATGGTAACCTAGGCATGGCCAATGCACTATTCGCTGCGGACCAAATAGATGATGCATATACCGCAGCATTCGAAACATTGAAAATCTATAAGAACCAAAAAGATGTCTTGGGATTTATTGAAAAGTTAAATACACAACACACACCATCAATTGAAGAACAAGTAGCTTATACTTTTGACAATGGTAACAACGTTGCCTTTTATACCAATACACGTACAACAATCCCTTTTTCCACAAAATTTAAGACCTCATTTTCATATTTGTACCGTACCACAGAAAACACCATTACCAAGAACAAAGCAAATTCACATGTATTTTTGGCTGGGTTGGAATACAAATTATTTCCAAAAACCAACCTAAAGACGGTATTAGGATTCAACAACTCCAGATTTATGATGGAAGCCTATACCCAACCGGTACTTGATGTCAAGTTACAAATGAAGCCTTTTAAGCTTCAAGATTTGAACTTTGGCTATCAGCGCGAAGTACAAAACTTTAATGCCGATTTAATCGAACGTGAAATTGTTATGAATCATTATAGTCTGGATTACAACTTGGGCACAAATATTAATTTGGGTTGGTACACGCAATTGATGCACACCCAACAGACTGATTCTAATACACGAAATCTTCTATTTACTTCTTTATACTATAACCTACTGCCGAAACCAGCATTAAAAGCGGGTATCAATTTTCAATACATAAGCTTTAAAGAACAGTTGCCTACCATTTACTTTAGTCCGGAACACTATAAAGTGGTTGAAGTTTTTATGGACATACGCGGGAATTTTACAGAAAAAACAAATTTCATCACCAGTGTAGCAACGGGCCTTCAGCAAGTAGAACAAGGTCCTCAAACCACAATTTTTAGAGGGGAAGCAAGTTTACAACATCAATTTCTGAAGCGATTAAGCGGAAGTATTTATGGGAAGTATAGTAATATTGCTTCAGCCACTGCCGCAGGATTCGAGTTTACCGAACTTGGAATAAAATTAAGATGGTTGCTGACCAAGAAACCATTGTTCGATTCAAAACTTGGAAAAAAATGA
- a CDS encoding GNAT family N-acetyltransferase encodes MQGTVIPLNFWNNTNDFLENAIGFSTYYENELACTAYASCILDQFLELGMETVPKFRGKGLARYTCSKLIDYCLENSYEPIWACRLENIGSYKLAQKLGFEDVLQIPYYRLCN; translated from the coding sequence ATGCAAGGCACAGTTATTCCATTAAACTTTTGGAACAATACCAATGATTTTCTTGAGAATGCGATTGGCTTCAGCACTTATTATGAGAATGAATTAGCGTGTACAGCTTACGCATCGTGCATATTGGATCAATTTTTGGAACTTGGTATGGAAACCGTACCAAAGTTTCGCGGAAAAGGACTTGCAAGGTATACTTGTAGTAAACTTATTGACTACTGTTTAGAGAATAGCTATGAGCCCATTTGGGCTTGTCGATTGGAAAATATAGGTTCGTATAAATTGGCTCAAAAACTAGGATTTGAAGATGTTCTTCAAATTCCATATTACCGATTGTGTAACTAA
- a CDS encoding LytR/AlgR family response regulator transcription factor has product MNCIIVDDETAARAIVKQLCSKVPELDVIEEFDNAIDAMKFLNQHIIDIVFLDIHMPGFSGVDFVQTLKESPRIVLTTSDTNFAIEAYQYESIVDYLVKPITLERFEISMQKIRKAMAKRTQTLETAGGSSTGEDLYINIDRRLIKLKFNEILCIEAKGDYIDIKTEKELYHVHTTLKKIKEKLPDKTFLQIHRSYIINFTKIIDIEDNSVLIEKNVIPISRSNRPELMRRLNLL; this is encoded by the coding sequence ATGAACTGTATTATCGTAGATGACGAAACTGCCGCTAGGGCTATCGTAAAGCAATTATGTTCCAAAGTTCCGGAGTTGGATGTTATCGAAGAATTCGATAATGCCATTGATGCCATGAAATTTCTAAATCAACATATAATAGATATTGTTTTTCTTGATATTCACATGCCAGGTTTTAGTGGAGTGGATTTTGTGCAGACGCTAAAAGAATCCCCGAGAATAGTATTGACCACTTCCGATACAAATTTTGCCATTGAAGCCTATCAATATGAGTCTATTGTTGATTATTTGGTGAAACCCATAACCTTGGAACGTTTTGAAATTTCGATGCAAAAAATAAGAAAAGCCATGGCAAAGAGGACGCAGACTTTGGAGACAGCGGGTGGCTCTTCAACCGGTGAAGATCTTTACATTAACATAGACAGACGCCTGATAAAGCTTAAATTCAATGAAATACTATGTATTGAGGCAAAGGGTGATTATATAGATATCAAGACAGAAAAAGAACTGTACCACGTTCACACTACCCTAAAGAAAATCAAGGAGAAATTACCAGACAAAACTTTCCTGCAGATTCACCGTTCATACATCATCAATTTTACAAAAATTATTGATATTGAGGATAATAGTGTGTTGATTGAGAAAAATGTAATCCCCATTAGCCGCTCCAATAGACCAGAACTTATGCGAAGATTGAATCTTTTGTAA
- a CDS encoding PAS domain S-box protein has product MDSKEVILLKKALDRQKKARIQAEKILENKSKELYDVTHHLKLTNSKLENLLSEKTSELDGVFINIIDPYVVMDLKFNVINMNISAKDFLGYDHTKEHINLANLVHKDYLQYTTTSFKSLLEVGILKNYKAKIIVKDGSEKYVQINSSLIYNKERKPIAAQGIIRDVTHEMEINHLLAEQKRQLNIIIENSPLSVVLTVDGKVIKANKTFTDLLGYSEAELKNISVKDISTPEENEKSIRLMELMNSGELDNFSIIKGYVRKDGTRLLAKTSVNAVKDDDGEVEYQVAMIEDITEQRNLELQKERLMKELEASNQGLQEYAHIVSHDLKSPLRSISALATWLSEDYEEVLDENGVFNLQQIQEKIAGMDKLIDGILKYSSIDQDSLENIPVDINTVINEIREIIFIPENVDVVIMNTLPVINADKTKIHQLFQNLMANAVVNIEREDGLVQISSKEYDDHWQFSIKDNGVGIPKEYHEKIFKIFQSIGSGGRSTGIGLSIVKKIIDLYEGRIWLESSVGEGTTFYFTIKK; this is encoded by the coding sequence ATGGATAGCAAGGAAGTCATACTTCTTAAAAAGGCACTAGACAGACAAAAGAAGGCGCGAATACAGGCAGAGAAGATTTTGGAAAATAAATCCAAGGAGCTTTATGATGTTACGCATCACCTTAAATTAACCAATAGTAAATTGGAGAACCTGTTGAGCGAGAAAACTTCGGAGCTGGATGGGGTTTTTATAAATATTATAGATCCGTATGTTGTAATGGATCTAAAGTTCAACGTAATTAATATGAACATTTCGGCCAAAGATTTTTTGGGCTATGATCATACGAAAGAACATATAAACTTGGCCAATTTGGTGCACAAGGATTACTTACAATATACGACCACCTCCTTTAAATCATTGTTGGAGGTTGGTATTCTAAAGAATTACAAGGCCAAAATTATAGTTAAGGACGGTTCCGAAAAATATGTGCAGATAAATAGTAGTTTAATATATAATAAAGAACGAAAGCCAATTGCTGCGCAGGGAATCATAAGAGACGTAACCCATGAAATGGAGATTAACCATTTACTTGCCGAACAAAAAAGACAGCTCAATATAATTATTGAAAACTCGCCATTGAGTGTTGTGCTAACCGTAGACGGCAAAGTAATAAAAGCCAATAAAACCTTTACAGATCTTTTAGGATATTCTGAGGCTGAACTTAAAAATATAAGTGTAAAGGACATTTCTACTCCTGAGGAGAATGAGAAATCCATTAGGTTGATGGAGTTGATGAATTCGGGTGAACTTGACAATTTCTCAATTATAAAGGGTTACGTACGAAAAGACGGTACCCGATTGCTTGCAAAAACTTCGGTGAATGCCGTTAAAGATGACGATGGGGAAGTAGAATATCAAGTGGCAATGATAGAGGATATTACCGAGCAACGAAACCTAGAGCTGCAGAAAGAACGTTTGATGAAAGAGTTAGAGGCCAGTAATCAAGGTTTACAGGAATATGCGCATATTGTTTCCCATGATTTAAAGTCACCTTTAAGAAGTATAAGTGCTTTGGCGACCTGGTTGTCTGAAGATTATGAAGAAGTGTTGGATGAAAATGGAGTCTTCAATCTACAGCAGATTCAGGAGAAAATAGCAGGAATGGATAAACTTATTGATGGAATATTAAAATACTCCAGCATAGATCAGGATAGCTTGGAAAATATACCTGTTGATATTAACACGGTCATTAATGAAATACGGGAAATTATTTTTATACCGGAAAATGTTGATGTAGTAATTATGAACACCTTGCCAGTTATCAATGCCGATAAAACAAAAATTCATCAATTATTTCAAAATCTAATGGCAAACGCGGTGGTCAATATCGAAAGAGAAGATGGACTCGTGCAGATAAGTTCCAAAGAATACGATGACCATTGGCAGTTTAGCATAAAGGACAACGGGGTAGGTATACCAAAAGAGTATCATGAAAAGATTTTCAAAATATTTCAATCAATTGGTAGTGGTGGACGTTCGACGGGTATTGGCCTTTCCATCGTAAAAAAAATCATTGACTTATATGAAGGCCGAATTTGGCTGGAAAGTAGTGTAGGAGAAGGAACCACATTTTATTTTACCATAAAAAAATAG